A section of the Flaviflexus equikiangi genome encodes:
- a CDS encoding SRPBCC domain-containing protein, whose amino-acid sequence MANEEKTLSVSRIIDHSAKDIFDTLSLPQRHPQFDGSGMVRSADNSERIQATGDVFVMNMVGRTGTEYQTHNHVTAFDDGKMVGWKPALAENPGEPGGWEWLYTLKPLDAHSTDVTLTYSWGAVTDKKLAESLPLITEEEMEQSLNLLASAIN is encoded by the coding sequence ATGGCCAACGAAGAGAAAACACTGTCCGTTTCCCGAATCATCGACCATTCAGCGAAAGACATCTTTGACACGCTGTCTCTGCCCCAGCGCCATCCGCAGTTCGACGGATCAGGCATGGTTCGATCTGCCGACAACTCCGAAAGAATCCAGGCAACCGGCGACGTGTTCGTCATGAACATGGTGGGCAGGACAGGAACCGAATATCAGACCCATAATCACGTCACCGCTTTCGATGACGGAAAGATGGTCGGATGGAAGCCCGCTCTTGCCGAGAATCCTGGCGAACCGGGAGGCTGGGAGTGGCTCTACACGCTGAAGCCTCTCGATGCTCACTCAACAGACGTCACGCTCACCTACAGTTGGGGAGCGGTGACCGACAAGAAGCTTGCGGAAAGCCTTCCGCTGATCACCGAAGAAGAGATGGAGCAGTCGCTCAACCTCTTGGCTTCCGCCATCAACTGA
- a CDS encoding ABC transporter permease subunit — MSTVTHYRPTFPRLARSELRKLTTLRSTWVISVLTVLFYLLISFFVAEAVDSMTSYMSRRELAAFTSSYMVTSIFQIALLFGIAFGTMVMTAEYSHNTIQTSLLASRSRLSFYGAKILVLTVFWASVAATALLLSTLLINISISRHDVSLPLGEIGFWASLASCVVVIVCGALMAAGMGAVLRSTVGATTLMFGLVLILPILEVIPLDFLSDMAPYFPINVMSSAVAPREEGILGDVLLREDALSANASLAVLLVYTIVFVGAGALSIKKRDA, encoded by the coding sequence ATGAGCACAGTCACGCACTACCGCCCGACCTTCCCGCGCCTCGCCCGCTCGGAGCTGCGAAAGCTGACGACCCTGCGCTCAACGTGGGTGATCTCTGTCCTCACGGTCCTCTTCTATCTCCTCATCTCCTTCTTCGTCGCTGAAGCGGTCGACTCGATGACGTCCTACATGTCGCGTCGAGAACTTGCCGCCTTCACGAGCTCCTATATGGTGACGAGCATCTTCCAGATCGCGCTGCTCTTCGGGATCGCGTTCGGGACCATGGTGATGACAGCCGAATACTCGCACAACACGATCCAGACATCCCTGCTCGCCTCGCGCTCGCGGCTGTCTTTCTATGGTGCGAAGATCCTTGTCCTCACCGTCTTCTGGGCCAGCGTTGCGGCCACGGCTCTGCTGCTCTCAACGTTGCTGATCAACATCTCGATCTCGCGCCACGATGTTTCGCTCCCGCTCGGAGAGATCGGTTTCTGGGCTAGCCTTGCCAGTTGCGTCGTCGTCATCGTCTGCGGGGCCCTCATGGCGGCTGGCATGGGGGCGGTGCTTCGCTCCACGGTGGGAGCGACAACCCTCATGTTCGGGCTCGTCCTGATTCTCCCGATCCTCGAGGTGATTCCGCTCGACTTCCTCAGCGACATGGCACCCTACTTCCCCATCAACGTCATGTCATCGGCCGTCGCGCCGAGAGAAGAAGGGATTCTCGGCGATGTCCTGCTCCGCGAAGATGCTCTGAGCGCCAACGCATCGTTGGCAGTGCTCCTCGTCTACACGATCGTGTTCGTCGGGGCCGGTGCGTTGTCGATCAAGAAGCGCGACGCCTGA
- a CDS encoding ABC transporter ATP-binding protein, whose protein sequence is MITIENLTKKYGKKTATDHLSFTVPSGQVTGFLGPNGSGKSTTMRCIVGLDRPTEGQALIQGVPYGQLRSPLTTVGALLDAKAFHPARTARQHLATVADTHGFPKSRIDEILNLTGLTDVAGKKVKGFSLGMGQRLGIATAMLGNPEYLLLDEPVNGLDPDGVRWVRDLVKNHARIGGTVLISSHLMSEMAMTATNLVVIGGGRLIASGPIKQFTESVGHSTVRVAGPDLAAIGETLAQMMPTLERVDGRDTLVIQGAQASDIGHALHVAGLEIHELSTTHSSLEDVFMELTGSSVEFRSGGNR, encoded by the coding sequence ATGATCACGATTGAGAATCTGACAAAGAAATACGGGAAGAAGACGGCAACCGACCACCTGTCGTTCACCGTTCCATCCGGCCAGGTCACGGGCTTCCTCGGACCCAACGGTTCGGGCAAGTCGACAACAATGCGATGCATTGTCGGCCTCGACCGGCCCACTGAAGGCCAGGCGCTTATCCAGGGCGTGCCCTATGGCCAGCTGCGGAGCCCGCTCACGACAGTGGGTGCACTCCTCGACGCGAAAGCCTTCCATCCTGCACGGACAGCACGTCAGCACCTGGCGACAGTCGCCGACACTCACGGCTTTCCGAAGAGCCGTATCGACGAGATCCTCAACCTCACGGGCCTGACAGACGTCGCGGGAAAGAAGGTCAAAGGCTTCTCGCTCGGCATGGGGCAAAGGCTGGGTATTGCGACCGCAATGCTCGGCAACCCCGAGTACCTTCTCCTCGATGAGCCAGTCAACGGTCTCGATCCCGACGGTGTGCGGTGGGTGCGTGACCTTGTCAAGAACCACGCCCGCATCGGTGGCACCGTGCTTATCTCCTCCCACCTCATGTCGGAGATGGCGATGACGGCAACCAACCTCGTCGTCATCGGCGGCGGACGCCTCATCGCCTCGGGCCCCATCAAGCAGTTCACAGAATCCGTCGGTCACTCCACCGTGCGCGTGGCGGGCCCGGACCTCGCTGCGATCGGCGAAACACTGGCGCAGATGATGCCGACCCTTGAGCGCGTGGACGGCAGAGACACTCTCGTCATCCAAGGCGCACAAGCATCTGACATCGGCCACGCCCTCCACGTGGCAGGTCTTGAGATCCACGAGCTGTCCACCACGCACTCCTCCCTGGAGGACGTCTTCATGGAGCTCACCGGTTCGTCCGTCGAGTTCCGTTCAGGAGGAAACCGATGA